GGAATACCCATCTCTGCGAGTCTAACACCAATATCAAACTCCGTGCCATTATGCTGAATCCAGATTTTACCGTCCTTAATATCTAGATGCAGTACACAGCCATAGATCCGATGTTTATTGCGCCAACCAACATGCGCTAATTGGTAATGATCGCGCTCTGTGTCAAAAATTAATTGTGACTCAACTTCAGAATCTGAAGAACCGTAATTTGCTAACTCTGTTAGTAAATCTTGGACTTTTTGACGGTATTCAGTTAGCTTTGCCATTTTACAATTTCCTCCTCTTCAGGTAAATAAATTGCCAATTTGAGTTGATATTGCTGAATTGTCATTTGGATAAATGGAAGTTGAAAAAATGAGTCATAGGTGCTCAAGGGAATAGCCAAATACAATTTGTATTCTGTATATTGTTCTTGCATCAATAGACGATAGTTAAGATATTGTCCCAGCGCTGTATGAAACTCTGAAACTGCTGACCCACTTAAAAAGCTTTTTATCTCAATAGCAATTTTTTCGTTTCTACGTTCTGCCGCAATTATTCGTTCTGCCCCCAAATCCACATAGAGAGAACCTAAACCAAACTCAAGTGAAAGAGGATCATGAGTTATTGTCCAACCATCTTTTTCTAAAGCAATCTTGACAGCATTATGAAAAATATCGCGTGCAGACATGATGTAATTTAGTCAAAGTTCTAACGTTCGTATAGATATTAACATTGATCGCACTTCAGCTAGTAACCTTTCTAAGGCATAGATGCGCTACAAAATCTGTGACAAGAACTTCTTTGTGCGCTCTTCTTTAGGATTTTGGAAAAACTCCTCTGGAGTAGCCTCCTCGACAATCACACCACCATCCATAAATACAATGCGATCGGCAACTTCACGGGCAAAGCCCACTTCATGCGTTACTACCACCATCGTCATTCCTGAATCCGCTAGCGATCGCATCACATCCAATACTTCACGTACCATCTCAGGATCGAGGGAAGAAGTCGGCTCATCAAAGAGCATAATTTTTGGTTGCATTGCCAATGCTCTCGCGATCGCAACTCGTTGCTGCTGACCACCTGATAGCTGTAATGGATACTTGTGAGCCTGTTGCGAAATGCCAACTCGCTCTAGTAACTGCGTAGCAACTTCTGAAGCCTTAGTCTTTGACCATTTACGCACCCATGAAGGCGCGAGAGTAATATTTTGGAAAACCGTGAGATGAGGGAAAAGATTGAACTGCTGAAATACCATGCCCACTTCGCGGCGGATAGCATCGATATTGCGATGGTTCTCTGGTGATAGCTCAATACCATCGATAAATATTTTGCCCTGCTGATATTCTTCTAAGGCATTAAAGGTTCGCGCAAACGTGGATTTACCTGAGCCAGATGGCCCCATAATTACTACCACTTCGCCACGATTTACCGTCAGGTTCACGCCCTTAAGCACATGAAAACTGCCATACCACTTATGCACGTCTTGGGCGACAATCATCGGCTCAGTCATGGATGGATTTGAAGCTAATGTTTCTTGCATGATGATTAGGGTGCTTGTGCTAATTACTGAGCCGAAAACCAAGAATGAAATGCTTCGCAAGGCGAATTATTTCATTCTATAGGCTATTTTGATGAATTACACGCGCATCTAGACCAATTGCCGATCGCACAATTGCTTTTAAGACCTCTGCGCGATCGCGATCGGGGTATCCTTGCACCAGAATAATACTTCCAAAGCGTGAAGGAATGAGTCTACCACTGGGGACAATGCTGCGGACTCGATTAAGAGCTTCAGCATCTGAAGATGGAATCACGACCAAATAAGGGACTGTATCCCTTGATGGTCTCGGCACTAGTGCCGCAATTGTAGAATTATAGGGAATTTGGACTGGTGGAGGAGTAATCTGGACTGGGGGAGGAGTAATTGTTGGTGGAATGGAGGTTGTTGGAGTAACTGGAGTAGTCGGAGTAACTGGAGTAGTTAGTGGTGGATTGCTTGGGACAAATATTGATTTTGGCGGAGTGACAGGCTTAGGTGGTACGACGGGAACAGGATCGCGATCAATGAGAACTTCGCTAGGACTTTGCGAAAGATTTGTAACTGGAGCCACTGGTTTAGGCGCAGTCACTGGTTTAGGTGCAGTCACTGAAGCGGTAGGCTGAGGGCTGAAAGCAGAAATCGGTTTAACTGGTGTAACTGGCTGCGGTACATCAGGCAATGGCTCAATGAAGATGCTACTGCTAGATGGAGCTAAAGCCGTTGGCGGCTTAACGGGATTAGTAAAACTGGGTTGAGGTTTTGTAATTTCGATAGGATCAACATTGCTGGCATTAGTAGGCGTCTTAGGGACAGATGTCAATGCTGTTTTAGCCACAGATACTGGAGTACTAGCGATTTGTGGTGCAGGAGCAGTTGGAAATTCTCCGACAAAGGCAATATCTCCTGCAATCTTTTTTGGGTCAATTTGATTGCCGACCGCAACTTGGGTAACACCAGAATTATTGTTAAGATCTTTGCCAAGATTGTTGCGGAATATATTTTTACCAGGACTTGTAGAAGTTCCTAAATCGGGGGTGGGATAGCCTTTACGGTCTTTAAGAATCACAATTCCATCGCGTTGATTGTCAGAAATCAAATTATTTCGCAAAGTCGGAGCTGATAGATTGG
This sequence is a window from Pseudanabaena sp. BC1403. Protein-coding genes within it:
- a CDS encoding amino acid ABC transporter ATP-binding protein produces the protein MQETLASNPSMTEPMIVAQDVHKWYGSFHVLKGVNLTVNRGEVVVIMGPSGSGKSTFARTFNALEEYQQGKIFIDGIELSPENHRNIDAIRREVGMVFQQFNLFPHLTVFQNITLAPSWVRKWSKTKASEVATQLLERVGISQQAHKYPLQLSGGQQQRVAIARALAMQPKIMLFDEPTSSLDPEMVREVLDVMRSLADSGMTMVVVTHEVGFAREVADRIVFMDGGVIVEEATPEEFFQNPKEERTKKFLSQIL
- a CDS encoding DUF1565 domain-containing protein; translated protein: MRCKPSLFSAIATSITVLAIAPPLFARPALSPTQTQTWKISQLPQTASLIFVAPRANPNGDGSPNNPYPSIAAALATKPVAGTVIQLQEGLYSSETGESFPIKLPSGVTLRGAPTVRGVNTVIRGGGKFISTSFASQNITMLADNDARIEGLTVINPNMRGTAVWVESGKRVAIANNTFINSDREGLFLTGTADAIVSDNVFKKNGANGLSAVGSSTGEIRNNTFESTGFGLAIGQKSRVNVSGNNILNNNDGIVISNLSAPTLRNNLISDNQRDGIVILKDRKGYPTPDLGTSTSPGKNIFRNNLGKDLNNNSGVTQVAVGNQIDPKKIAGDIAFVGEFPTAPAPQIASTPVSVAKTALTSVPKTPTNASNVDPIEITKPQPSFTNPVKPPTALAPSSSSIFIEPLPDVPQPVTPVKPISAFSPQPTASVTAPKPVTAPKPVAPVTNLSQSPSEVLIDRDPVPVVPPKPVTPPKSIFVPSNPPLTTPVTPTTPVTPTTSIPPTITPPPVQITPPPVQIPYNSTIAALVPRPSRDTVPYLVVIPSSDAEALNRVRSIVPSGRLIPSRFGSIILVQGYPDRDRAEVLKAIVRSAIGLDARVIHQNSL
- a CDS encoding XisI protein — its product is MAKLTEYRQKVQDLLTELANYGSSDSEVESQLIFDTERDHYQLAHVGWRNKHRIYGCVLHLDIKDGKIWIQHNGTEFDIGVRLAEMGIPKQNIVNGFHSSYMRQFTDFAVS
- a CDS encoding XisH family protein — protein: MSARDIFHNAVKIALEKDGWTITHDPLSLEFGLGSLYVDLGAERIIAAERRNEKIAIEIKSFLSGSAVSEFHTALGQYLNYRLLMQEQYTEYKLYLAIPLSTYDSFFQLPFIQMTIQQYQLKLAIYLPEEEEIVKWQS